In Leptolyngbya sp. NIES-2104, the genomic window CGCAGAACTGAACCGTTTGAATCCTCTAATGGCATCCTCTCCGTAACGGCTGACATTCGCCAATCGGATCAAGTCGAGCAAGTGGCAGAACGCGCCATGCAGGAGTTTGGCAGGCTTGATGTTTGGGTAAACGATGCGGGATTGCTGCCGATTCATACTGCAATGGATCTGACCGATGAACAGTGGCAAGAGACGATCGATACCAACCTCACCGGAACGTTCTACGGCTGTCGAGCCGCAGGACGCAAGATGAAAGCCCAAGGCAGCGGCGTGATCATTAATATCGCGTCTAGCCTTGCCTTTCATAGTGTGCCTGAACAGCCCCATTATGTGGCTTCAAAGTGGGGTGTGCGAGGATTGACGGCAGCACTCGCGAATGAATGGGGAAAGTATGGCATTCGAGTGGTGGCGGTCGGTCCTGGATTGACGGATACACCTGGCGTTGAAGCAAATATGCAAGAACTCGATCGATTGCAGGGCGGTGATGCAAGAGGTGCAACGGCAAAGATGTATCCATCGAGACGTATGGGCGAACCGGATGACATTGCTCGAATGGTTCTCGTACTAGCAAGTGACTTAGCAGCATTTGTCACAGGTGCAGAAATTTTAGTAGACGGTGGTGAAGTGTATTCCAGTCCTGCGGGTTGATAGTCATCGTAAATTGGAGAATCAAGATGGTCGGACGACTGACAGGTAAAGTTGCATTGATTACCGGAACGGCAGATGGTCAAGGGCGGGCTGCTGCTCGATTGTTTGCTCAAGAAGGCGCGATTGTGGTCGGTTGCGACCTCAAAGGCGACGAGAACCAGAAAACGGCTCAAATGGTGACTGGATCAGGCGGGCAGATGGATGCAGCAACGCTTGATATCACAGAGGCTCAAGCTGCTAAAGATTGGGTGAATGCTGCTGCGAAGCGTCACGGCGGTATTGACATTGTTTACAACAATGCTGCTTTAGAATGGTTTGCGCCTTTCGCAGAGATGAGTGCAGATGATTGGCATCGTACTATCCGTTACGAACTTGATGGTCTTTTCTTTGTCACACAAGCAGCTTGGTCACATTTGATTACGCGAGGCGGTGGTTCGATTATCAATACCGCTTCAGTTTCGGGAATGCGGGCGAATGAGCATATTGGCTCGATCGCTCATGCTGCTGGGAAAGGCGGAGTCATTGCCCTCACTCACCAGCTTGCACTAGAAGGTGCGCCTCATAACATTCGGGCGAATGCAATTTCACCTGGTCCGATTAATACGCCTGCAACTCTGCCTCAGCTTGACAAAGATCCGAGCTTTCGTCTGACTTATGAGGGTTGGACACTCTTAAATCGAACAGGAGAGCCTGAAGACATTGCTTACTGTGCTTTGTGGCTTGCCTCTGATGAATCCTCGTTTGTCACCGGAATTAATGTTCCAGTTGACGGCGGATGGAGCGCGAAAGGGGGACTGACCGCGAAATCAGGCGAGCTTGCTGTGAATCAACGCCCATAGTAGGAGATATTCGATATGATTGCAGAAAATATCATTGTTCAAGGAACTGGGAAAGACATCACCGCAGAGTGGGTCTGGAATTACTTTCGAGATGTCGATAGCTTTGATCCTGAGAATGTAGTGAAGCACTACACCGAGGATGGACAGTTTCGCTTTGGCAATCAAGAGCCTGCTCGTGGAAAAGCCGCGATCGCACAAATGCTCTCTGAGTTCTACAAAAACCTACAATCAATGAGCCATCGCAATGTTGGACTCTGGTTGGGTGATAATTCAGCCGTATTTGAAGCAGAAGTCACTTTTACTCGCAAAACAGGCGATCGTAT contains:
- a CDS encoding SDR family NAD(P)-dependent oxidoreductase encodes the protein MSEKIAFPSVAHKTLSELISLENRVVVVTGAARGIGQAIVNRLHQSGAKIIAVDRRTEPFESSNGILSVTADIRQSDQVEQVAERAMQEFGRLDVWVNDAGLLPIHTAMDLTDEQWQETIDTNLTGTFYGCRAAGRKMKAQGSGVIINIASSLAFHSVPEQPHYVASKWGVRGLTAALANEWGKYGIRVVAVGPGLTDTPGVEANMQELDRLQGGDARGATAKMYPSRRMGEPDDIARMVLVLASDLAAFVTGAEILVDGGEVYSSPAG
- a CDS encoding SDR family NAD(P)-dependent oxidoreductase, whose protein sequence is MVGRLTGKVALITGTADGQGRAAARLFAQEGAIVVGCDLKGDENQKTAQMVTGSGGQMDAATLDITEAQAAKDWVNAAAKRHGGIDIVYNNAALEWFAPFAEMSADDWHRTIRYELDGLFFVTQAAWSHLITRGGGSIINTASVSGMRANEHIGSIAHAAGKGGVIALTHQLALEGAPHNIRANAISPGPINTPATLPQLDKDPSFRLTYEGWTLLNRTGEPEDIAYCALWLASDESSFVTGINVPVDGGWSAKGGLTAKSGELAVNQRP
- a CDS encoding nuclear transport factor 2 family protein, with the protein product MIAENIIVQGTGKDITAEWVWNYFRDVDSFDPENVVKHYTEDGQFRFGNQEPARGKAAIAQMLSEFYKNLQSMSHRNVGLWLGDNSAVFEAEVTFTRKTGDRIVLPAASIIRRRGELVEDFRMIMDGSPLLKSS